A stretch of Microbulbifer sp. SAOS-129_SWC DNA encodes these proteins:
- a CDS encoding DUF2058 domain-containing protein, with the protein MASLQDQLLKAGLVDGKKAKQISKDKRKQQKVAKKSAQPQVDETKAAAERARAEKVARDRVLNAEREAAAQQKAIAAQIKQMVANNKQPKGNGDIAYNFTFERKIKSIYVTEAVRDHLAAGRLMIVGLDEQFELVPRVIADKISERNPTAVVQPPADSAAPDEDDPYADFQIPDDLMW; encoded by the coding sequence ATGGCCTCACTCCAGGACCAACTGCTCAAAGCCGGCCTCGTCGACGGCAAGAAAGCCAAGCAGATCAGCAAGGACAAGCGCAAACAGCAGAAAGTTGCCAAGAAGTCCGCGCAGCCGCAGGTCGATGAGACCAAGGCCGCCGCCGAGCGCGCCCGCGCGGAGAAAGTCGCCCGCGACCGCGTCCTCAACGCCGAACGCGAAGCTGCGGCCCAACAAAAGGCCATCGCCGCTCAGATCAAGCAGATGGTTGCCAACAACAAGCAACCCAAGGGCAATGGTGATATCGCCTACAACTTTACTTTCGAGCGGAAAATCAAAAGCATTTACGTCACTGAAGCAGTGCGCGACCACCTGGCTGCCGGCCGCTTGATGATCGTCGGCCTGGACGAGCAGTTTGAGCTGGTACCGCGGGTCATTGCCGACAAGATCAGCGAGCGCAATCCCACCGCAGTAGTGCAACCACCGGCCGACAGCGCCGCGCCGGACGAAGACGATCCCTACGCGGACTTCCAGATTCCCGACGACCTGATGTGGTAA
- a CDS encoding GNAT family N-acetyltransferase gives MHWQWAEFSELSAQQLYAILRERQEVFTVEQDCAYQDADDKDPCAWHLIGWSDADSEQVLAYLRVVFPGKKYAEPSIGRVLTSAATRGTGIGRELMRRALREIARAYPHTAVRISAQQYLESFYREFGFERVSAPYDEDGIPHIEMLLPGS, from the coding sequence ATGCACTGGCAGTGGGCTGAATTTTCCGAACTCTCCGCGCAACAACTCTACGCAATCCTGCGCGAACGCCAGGAAGTCTTCACTGTGGAGCAGGATTGCGCCTACCAGGACGCCGACGACAAGGATCCCTGCGCCTGGCACCTGATCGGCTGGAGCGACGCGGACTCAGAGCAGGTTCTGGCCTATTTACGCGTGGTATTTCCGGGTAAAAAATATGCCGAGCCATCCATCGGCCGCGTACTCACCAGCGCCGCCACTCGCGGGACTGGCATCGGGCGAGAGCTGATGCGGCGCGCGCTGCGGGAAATCGCGCGTGCCTATCCGCACACCGCCGTGCGCATCTCGGCGCAACAGTACCTGGAATCCTTCTACCGGGAATTCGGCTTCGAGCGCGTTTCAGCGCCCTACGACGAAGACGGCATCCCCCATATCGAAATGCTGCTACCCGGCAGCTGA
- a CDS encoding DUF1415 domain-containing protein yields MQQVIEPVQQWLADVVVGLNLCPFARKPLRAGQVRYRVSKANDEKALMAELLEEMQLLDVTAAEEVETTLLIIPDYLRNFSDYNQFLELAEWLIERQEYSGIYQLATFHPNYQFAGTAPEDAENLTNRAPYPILHILREASVEMILAKYPNPDSIPENNIRLIKNISGKEKRRLFPFLHF; encoded by the coding sequence ATGCAACAGGTCATTGAACCAGTACAGCAGTGGCTAGCCGATGTCGTGGTAGGTCTGAACCTCTGTCCATTTGCGCGCAAGCCGCTGCGTGCAGGCCAGGTCCGTTACCGTGTCAGCAAGGCAAATGATGAAAAAGCTCTGATGGCAGAGCTGCTCGAAGAGATGCAGCTACTGGATGTGACAGCCGCCGAAGAGGTGGAGACCACCCTGCTGATCATTCCGGATTACCTGCGAAATTTTTCTGACTACAACCAGTTCCTCGAGCTGGCGGAATGGCTGATCGAACGGCAAGAGTATTCCGGAATTTACCAGCTCGCCACCTTCCACCCAAACTACCAATTTGCCGGCACGGCCCCCGAGGATGCGGAAAACCTGACCAATCGCGCGCCCTACCCGATACTGCACATCCTGCGTGAAGCCAGCGTCGAAATGATACTGGCAAAGTATCCTAACCCGGACAGTATACCGGAAAATAATATCCGCCTGATTAAGAACATCAGTGGAAAAGAAAAGCGTCGGCTCTTCCCGTTTCTGCATTTCTGA
- a CDS encoding DUF3524 domain-containing protein — protein sequence MKVLLLSAYDADSHKRWRRGLVAAIPEWQWTVLTLPPRYFSWRVRGNSLSWGRGETADTLRQPWDLIVATSMTDLAALRGLVPEIAAVPTAVYFHENQFDYPRTADAFQSVEPQLLNIYTALAGDLLLFNSDYNRRTLLSGAAELLRRFPDCVPPDLCAEIARKSRVLPVPLEDALFENPPQPRGARPTLVWNHRWEHDKGPDILLRALQQFCRLELSFTLHVVGQQFRRQPAEFARIRTLLAEAGALGAWGYQDCAADYRQLLGGSHAVLSTARHDFQGLAVLEAVAAGCRPLVPDSLAYPEWFGAGGYRFAQDIEDCADNLCAAMRNCAEQVMGGTLPCAPDVSRLRWSVLAGEYRALLEPLAQR from the coding sequence GTGAAAGTCCTGCTCCTTTCCGCCTACGACGCCGACAGCCACAAGCGCTGGCGCCGCGGCCTGGTGGCCGCCATCCCGGAGTGGCAGTGGACGGTGCTGACGCTGCCGCCGCGCTATTTCAGCTGGCGTGTGCGCGGCAACAGCCTCAGTTGGGGGCGGGGCGAAACGGCGGACACGCTGCGCCAGCCCTGGGACCTGATCGTCGCCACTTCCATGACCGATCTGGCCGCACTGCGCGGCCTGGTACCCGAAATCGCCGCGGTGCCCACGGCGGTCTACTTCCACGAGAACCAGTTCGACTATCCGCGCACTGCCGATGCCTTCCAGTCGGTGGAGCCGCAGCTGCTGAATATCTACACCGCGCTCGCCGGTGATCTGCTGCTGTTCAATTCCGACTATAACCGCCGCACGCTGCTGAGCGGCGCCGCGGAGTTGCTCCGACGCTTTCCCGACTGTGTACCGCCGGACCTGTGCGCGGAGATTGCGCGCAAGTCGCGGGTGCTGCCAGTGCCGCTGGAAGACGCGTTGTTCGAGAATCCGCCGCAACCGCGCGGCGCTCGCCCGACGCTGGTGTGGAACCACCGCTGGGAGCACGACAAGGGCCCGGACATCCTTTTGCGCGCGCTGCAGCAATTCTGCCGGCTGGAGCTGTCCTTTACCCTGCATGTCGTCGGCCAGCAGTTCCGCCGCCAACCGGCGGAATTTGCCCGCATTCGCACACTGCTTGCCGAGGCGGGAGCGCTGGGTGCCTGGGGCTACCAGGACTGCGCAGCGGATTATCGCCAGCTGTTGGGAGGCAGCCACGCGGTGCTGTCCACCGCGCGGCACGATTTCCAGGGGCTGGCGGTGCTGGAGGCGGTGGCCGCCGGCTGCCGGCCGCTGGTGCCGGACAGCCTCGCCTACCCGGAGTGGTTCGGTGCGGGCGGCTACCGTTTTGCACAGGACATCGAGGACTGTGCGGACAACCTCTGTGCGGCGATGCGCAATTGCGCCGAACAGGTGATGGGCGGAACGTTGCCTTGCGCACCGGACGTCTCCCGCTTGCGCTGGTCGGTACTGGCCGGCGAATATCGCGCGCTGCTGGAACCACTGGCGCAGCGCTAG
- a CDS encoding tryptophan--tRNA ligase, which translates to MTKQRVLTGITTTGTPHLGNYVGAIRPAINASQDENNQPFYFLADYHALIKCQDPELVHQSTREIAATWLALGLDTDNAVFYRQSDIHEIPELTWLLTCMTAKGLMNRAHAYKAAVDANRADGEDSDFGVNMGLYSYPILMAADILMFNANKVPVGKDQVQHIEMARDIAGRFNHHYGEHFALPEAVVDDHVAVLQGLDGRKMSKSYGNTIPLFLPEKKLKKHINKIKTNLLEPGEPKDPDTSTVFQIWQAFATEQQTAEMRQAFAEGIAWGEAKKQLFELVNGQIGEARERYEALLANPAQIEQELEKGAEKARSYAAPFIDKLRHAVGIRKIG; encoded by the coding sequence ATGACTAAGCAGCGCGTACTGACCGGTATCACCACCACCGGCACTCCCCACCTCGGCAACTACGTCGGCGCTATCCGTCCGGCGATCAATGCCAGCCAGGACGAGAACAACCAGCCGTTCTACTTCCTGGCGGACTACCACGCGCTGATCAAGTGCCAGGACCCGGAGCTGGTGCACCAGTCAACCCGCGAGATCGCCGCTACCTGGCTGGCGTTGGGCCTGGACACCGACAATGCGGTTTTCTATCGCCAGTCGGATATCCACGAGATCCCGGAGCTGACCTGGCTGCTGACCTGCATGACCGCCAAGGGCCTGATGAACCGCGCCCACGCCTACAAGGCGGCGGTGGATGCCAACCGTGCCGATGGCGAGGATTCGGATTTCGGCGTCAATATGGGGCTGTACAGCTACCCGATCTTGATGGCGGCGGACATCCTGATGTTTAACGCCAACAAGGTGCCGGTGGGCAAGGACCAGGTGCAGCATATCGAGATGGCGCGGGATATCGCCGGGCGCTTCAACCACCACTACGGCGAACACTTCGCGCTGCCGGAGGCGGTGGTCGACGACCATGTGGCGGTGCTGCAGGGGCTCGACGGGCGCAAGATGAGCAAGAGCTACGGCAATACCATTCCGCTGTTTTTGCCGGAGAAGAAGCTGAAGAAGCATATCAACAAGATCAAGACTAACCTGCTGGAACCGGGTGAGCCGAAAGATCCGGATACTTCCACCGTGTTCCAGATCTGGCAGGCCTTTGCCACCGAGCAACAGACCGCGGAGATGCGCCAGGCGTTCGCGGAAGGCATCGCCTGGGGCGAGGCCAAGAAGCAGTTGTTCGAGCTGGTCAACGGCCAGATCGGCGAGGCCCGTGAGCGTTATGAGGCGCTGCTGGCCAATCCGGCACAGATCGAGCAGGAGCTGGAAAAGGGCGCGGAAAAGGCCCGCAGCTATGCGGCGCCGTTTATCGATAAACTGCGCCACGCCGTGGGCATTCGCAAAATCGGCTGA
- a CDS encoding PH domain-containing protein, which yields MRWLTALTAILLLGLPLILQQRAPAGHHPLFAVALWLPPAILALSALFAIRGYAIDGHTLWILRPGWKTRIDLRALQSAEVSADAMKGSLRVFGNGGLFGFIGLFRNTALGRYRAFATNAANCVVLRFAERTLVVTPDRPQQFVAALELTVSR from the coding sequence TTGCGCTGGCTCACCGCCCTGACCGCTATCCTGCTGCTGGGGTTGCCGCTGATCCTGCAGCAGCGGGCACCGGCAGGCCACCACCCCCTGTTTGCGGTCGCCCTGTGGCTGCCGCCGGCGATCCTTGCGCTGAGCGCGCTGTTCGCGATCCGCGGCTACGCCATCGACGGCCACACACTGTGGATCCTGCGCCCGGGCTGGAAAACCCGCATCGACCTGCGAGCCCTGCAGAGCGCCGAAGTCTCGGCTGATGCGATGAAAGGCTCCCTGCGCGTGTTCGGCAATGGCGGCCTGTTCGGTTTTATCGGCCTGTTTCGCAACACTGCGCTCGGCCGCTATCGTGCCTTCGCCACCAACGCCGCCAACTGTGTGGTGCTGCGCTTCGCGGAGCGCACCCTGGTCGTCACGCCGGATCGGCCGCAGCAGTTTGTTGCCGCGCTGGAATTGACGGTGTCGCGCTGA
- a CDS encoding mechanosensitive ion channel family protein produces the protein MRGRNGTWLALVAAALFCLALCPSTWSRAASETEDPPSARQPQAATAQDTISLPPAITDPEIDTDVLQLRLIPLTRDELAATAAAWQTLYKEKTQQVVDQQLIILHAQERGDTGQADRARQAQLALSAEREEIGQHFGSVLDAWEKKGGAAEKIQGYRAYRAAVVVEQTRSADLRTLWDHLQAWLFSADGGLKLLIKLAVFIGGLLVVLALARLIAAWAQRAAHRSPRISRLLEHFLGVAIFWLLVALGLLLLLSLIGINVTPLFAVIGGASFVAAFALQNTLGNLAAGLMIMLNRPFDEGDFVDIGGVAGTVKAVSMMSTTVITPDNQVIIVPNSNVWGNVITNTTTATRRVDMTFGIGYRDDIETAQKVLEDTVRAHPLVLHSPEPLIRVAELAASSVNFIVRPWVMGTDYWTVYWDLTRQIKEALDAHDISIPFPQREVHLHRQSSSPPRK, from the coding sequence TTGCGCGGCCGCAACGGTACTTGGCTGGCGCTGGTCGCCGCCGCATTATTCTGTTTGGCACTGTGCCCATCGACGTGGAGCAGGGCCGCCAGTGAAACGGAAGACCCACCAAGTGCCCGGCAACCACAGGCGGCAACGGCGCAGGACACCATTTCCCTGCCGCCGGCGATCACCGACCCCGAGATCGATACCGACGTATTGCAACTGCGGCTGATCCCCCTTACCCGTGACGAACTCGCCGCTACTGCCGCCGCCTGGCAGACGCTGTACAAGGAAAAAACGCAGCAGGTCGTCGATCAACAGCTGATCATCCTGCACGCGCAAGAGCGCGGGGATACCGGGCAGGCCGACCGCGCGCGGCAGGCACAACTGGCCCTAAGTGCAGAGCGTGAAGAAATCGGCCAGCACTTCGGCAGCGTGCTCGACGCCTGGGAAAAAAAAGGCGGGGCAGCGGAGAAAATCCAGGGTTACCGGGCCTATCGGGCCGCTGTCGTGGTAGAACAGACGCGCAGTGCGGATCTCAGGACCCTGTGGGATCATCTGCAAGCGTGGCTGTTCTCGGCCGATGGCGGCCTCAAGCTGCTGATCAAACTGGCGGTATTCATCGGCGGCCTGCTGGTGGTGCTGGCACTGGCGCGGCTCATCGCCGCCTGGGCACAGCGCGCGGCCCACCGCTCACCGCGCATCTCGCGCCTGCTCGAACACTTTCTCGGTGTCGCGATTTTCTGGCTACTGGTAGCGCTGGGCCTGCTGCTGTTGCTGTCGTTGATCGGTATCAACGTAACGCCGCTATTTGCGGTTATTGGCGGCGCGTCGTTCGTAGCGGCCTTTGCGCTGCAGAACACGCTCGGCAATCTCGCCGCGGGCCTGATGATCATGTTGAACCGGCCGTTTGACGAGGGCGATTTCGTCGATATCGGCGGCGTCGCCGGTACGGTAAAAGCAGTGAGCATGATGTCCACCACGGTAATCACGCCAGACAACCAGGTCATCATCGTGCCCAACTCCAATGTATGGGGCAACGTGATCACCAATACCACCACCGCCACCCGCCGGGTCGATATGACCTTCGGCATCGGCTACCGCGACGATATCGAGACCGCACAGAAAGTTCTGGAAGACACCGTGCGCGCCCATCCATTGGTGCTGCACAGCCCGGAGCCACTGATCCGCGTGGCGGAACTGGCCGCCAGCTCGGTCAACTTCATCGTGCGCCCCTGGGTCATGGGTACCGATTACTGGACGGTTTACTGGGACCTGACACGCCAGATCAAGGAAGCCCTCGACGCACACGATATCTCCATTCCCTTTCCACAGCGGGAGGTGCATCTGCACCGTCAGTCATCATCGCCCCCCCGAAAATAG
- a CDS encoding DUF3859 domain-containing protein has translation MKVRYFWLVLFILPSINHAKTLDPDKLFSDPNILDLKLSPDAKYVASYIDADKNFIALTDYVAGRNYRLVTFPDKYRVLEFNWVDSDTIYVDYMELSSNISLHAFISFSFFGDTPKIKTYYSDAKGYVVGFLPDEDDQVLFAKSGSSHGDQKVYKVSVSELSSGDISGAKNFRKPMENTFFYGWDSASQSLLSVALDNKKIGIWQLRKDAKEWRKLYEFEDTDEQFLPVSFRGDSELTVLTNKTTDLVSLATFNINTQKIDRVIYSDDRYDLTNASFDRDGSLVSVSYFDHGRMSKHFFADRKKKEFKLLEKAFPGKQISIVSTASKSNKKIIRVYSSDDPGSYYVFDDKKLSANFLSKSYFELSEKDLNTSRELSTQLGDGTEIESILTVPKGFNNHVLLVVPHGGPVGVRDVSMYDAETQYFANRGYSVLKVNFRGSTGFGKKFSDSGRGQWGKIIERDISTVVSQVRKKYRFKNTCAMGGSYGGYSSMMLGIAHPDIYDCVVATFGVFDLPLLFNTSNRKMNEYSLKAVESVVGKLDDSLKLTSPFRLSGKIKFPVLIIAGRNDQVAGFEQSNRMKYILEKQGADVEFEAYNEVGHGHGTWYGERHQHALVDDFIRRKLNISDAASGISKGILAKEKLLIANEYNGTRFTAENPELALKYYRESANLGNAKAKFMLGDFYEHGRGGVKKSISTAVSYYRDASSQGYDVATYHLAELYKGQLVGGVRNDEIFDLYSLADQQGNNLAYLDLARMYCEGSGVEKQFARGLEMFSLQGAGKDAGEGREKFSQDEEEKNITRKERDVIGELLASNLLSHVEIEKIKKYISEKYSIGSFDFSVKIDGFGIVRNDKYYSNSLYVSESKDKISLDEVGDFGVQVKFRGVDEDGGKIAYRIKWTKPRLNDENDKLRSDVNRLFFVSPDNEPVYYFSLDEDWEKVRGDWKIEVYSLDGELLAQKSFTTL, from the coding sequence ATGAAAGTACGTTATTTTTGGCTGGTTCTTTTTATATTGCCCTCAATAAATCATGCAAAAACACTCGATCCGGATAAATTGTTTAGCGATCCGAATATTCTTGATCTGAAGCTGAGCCCTGATGCCAAGTATGTGGCATCCTATATTGATGCTGATAAGAATTTTATAGCATTAACTGATTATGTTGCCGGCCGCAATTACCGGCTGGTGACGTTTCCGGATAAATATAGGGTTCTGGAGTTCAACTGGGTTGATAGTGATACTATTTATGTAGATTACATGGAGTTGTCATCAAATATATCATTACATGCGTTTATCAGCTTCAGCTTTTTTGGTGATACCCCAAAAATAAAGACATATTACAGTGATGCCAAAGGGTATGTGGTGGGCTTTCTTCCTGATGAGGATGACCAGGTATTATTCGCAAAAAGTGGGTCCAGTCACGGCGATCAGAAAGTTTATAAAGTTTCCGTATCCGAATTGAGCTCTGGTGATATAAGCGGCGCTAAAAATTTCAGGAAGCCGATGGAAAACACGTTTTTTTATGGGTGGGATTCTGCAAGTCAGTCTTTGCTTTCGGTTGCATTAGATAATAAAAAAATTGGAATTTGGCAGCTCAGGAAAGACGCAAAGGAATGGAGAAAACTGTACGAGTTTGAGGATACTGATGAGCAATTTCTCCCGGTGTCTTTTCGTGGCGACTCGGAACTCACAGTGTTAACCAATAAGACGACAGACCTGGTTTCCCTCGCTACATTCAATATAAATACACAAAAGATTGACCGGGTTATCTATAGCGATGATCGCTATGACCTGACGAATGCCTCATTTGATCGAGACGGAAGTCTGGTTTCTGTTTCCTATTTTGATCATGGGCGGATGAGCAAGCATTTTTTTGCGGACCGTAAAAAGAAAGAATTCAAGTTGCTTGAGAAGGCTTTTCCAGGGAAGCAAATATCCATCGTTTCCACTGCTTCGAAATCAAACAAGAAAATAATTAGAGTGTACTCTTCAGATGATCCCGGTAGCTATTACGTTTTTGATGATAAAAAACTGAGTGCCAATTTTCTTTCGAAGAGTTATTTTGAACTTTCTGAAAAAGACTTAAATACCTCCCGAGAGCTATCGACCCAGCTTGGGGATGGTACGGAGATCGAGTCCATATTGACCGTGCCGAAAGGCTTTAATAATCATGTGTTGCTGGTGGTTCCGCACGGTGGTCCCGTAGGGGTCAGGGATGTATCCATGTATGACGCGGAGACGCAATATTTTGCCAACAGAGGGTATTCGGTCCTGAAGGTAAACTTCAGGGGGTCAACAGGATTTGGTAAAAAGTTCTCTGATTCCGGGCGCGGACAATGGGGAAAAATAATAGAAAGGGATATCAGTACCGTGGTGTCTCAGGTAAGGAAGAAGTATCGATTCAAAAATACCTGTGCAATGGGCGGTAGCTATGGCGGATACTCATCGATGATGCTGGGCATCGCCCACCCAGATATCTACGATTGTGTGGTTGCCACCTTCGGTGTATTTGATCTTCCCCTACTATTTAACACCAGTAACCGGAAGATGAACGAATACAGCTTAAAAGCTGTTGAAAGCGTAGTAGGAAAGCTGGATGATTCCCTAAAATTGACATCTCCATTCCGGTTGTCTGGAAAAATCAAGTTTCCAGTTTTAATTATTGCCGGAAGAAATGATCAAGTGGCTGGCTTTGAACAGTCAAACAGGATGAAATACATCCTGGAGAAGCAGGGCGCTGATGTGGAGTTTGAGGCATACAATGAGGTTGGTCATGGCCATGGGACATGGTACGGCGAGCGCCATCAACATGCACTGGTCGATGATTTTATCCGCAGGAAACTAAATATAAGTGATGCTGCGTCGGGAATCTCGAAAGGAATTCTTGCCAAGGAGAAGCTGCTGATAGCCAATGAGTACAATGGCACGCGGTTCACAGCGGAAAATCCCGAGTTGGCGTTAAAGTATTATCGGGAGTCGGCGAACCTGGGTAACGCAAAGGCCAAGTTTATGCTTGGAGACTTCTATGAGCATGGAAGGGGCGGGGTGAAAAAAAGCATTTCTACTGCCGTTTCCTACTACCGCGATGCCTCGAGTCAAGGTTATGACGTTGCCACTTATCATTTGGCTGAACTGTATAAGGGGCAGTTAGTTGGGGGAGTAAGAAATGATGAGATCTTTGATCTCTATTCTCTCGCCGATCAGCAGGGGAATAACCTGGCTTATTTGGACTTGGCCAGAATGTACTGTGAGGGTTCTGGTGTAGAGAAGCAGTTTGCTCGTGGGCTCGAAATGTTTTCGTTGCAAGGTGCGGGAAAAGACGCGGGTGAAGGAAGGGAAAAGTTCAGTCAGGATGAGGAAGAGAAAAATATCACCAGAAAAGAGCGGGATGTGATTGGTGAGCTTCTCGCGTCAAATCTGTTGAGTCATGTTGAAATAGAGAAAATCAAAAAGTATATATCTGAAAAATATTCAATAGGTTCTTTTGATTTTTCTGTCAAGATTGATGGCTTTGGAATTGTACGTAATGACAAGTATTATTCCAATTCCCTTTATGTCTCAGAATCAAAAGACAAGATAAGTCTGGATGAGGTGGGGGATTTCGGTGTGCAGGTCAAATTTCGGGGTGTCGACGAGGATGGCGGAAAAATTGCGTACCGGATCAAGTGGACCAAGCCTCGCTTGAATGATGAAAATGATAAGCTTCGGTCTGATGTCAATAGGTTGTTTTTTGTGTCACCAGATAACGAGCCCGTTTATTACTTTTCTCTGGATGAAGATTGGGAGAAGGTAAGAGGCGATTGGAAGATAGAGGTCTATTCCCTCGATGGAGAATTGCTTGCGCAGAAAAGTTTCACCACACTTTGA
- a CDS encoding multidrug efflux SMR transporter translates to MAYLYLAIAIVAEVAATTALKASAQFTRLGPSLIVVIGYGIAFYMLTLVLRSIPVGVSYAIWSGLGIVLVTLAGAVVYRQIPDWPAIFGMGLIVAGVIVINVFSVTVEP, encoded by the coding sequence ATGGCTTACCTGTATCTCGCTATTGCCATCGTGGCGGAAGTCGCCGCCACCACCGCGCTCAAGGCCTCGGCGCAATTTACCCGTCTCGGCCCGTCCCTGATCGTCGTGATCGGGTACGGGATCGCTTTCTATATGCTCACGTTGGTGCTGCGCAGCATTCCGGTGGGCGTGTCTTACGCCATCTGGTCGGGTTTGGGTATCGTCCTGGTGACGCTCGCCGGTGCAGTGGTTTACCGGCAGATACCGGACTGGCCGGCGATCTTCGGGATGGGGCTGATTGTCGCCGGCGTGATCGTGATCAATGTGTTTTCAGTAACGGTAGAGCCGTAG
- a CDS encoding BLUF domain-containing protein, with protein MKELISLVYASRAKFSPVPTENGVEPSVARILMQSRQNNTKKDIGGVLYFGDVHFFQVLEGERSTVNETFRRIQSDPRHTQVTVLSLSSIRQRQFARWSMKYIPAEQDVRRFIQAQGYTRFAPLEFSGETVNGLIRLFSQRDEGDAEEKKHARGLRWTRLFHRHKNAAEKER; from the coding sequence ATGAAAGAACTCATCTCTCTCGTCTACGCCAGCCGCGCAAAGTTCTCGCCAGTGCCGACCGAAAACGGCGTTGAGCCCAGTGTCGCGCGCATCCTCATGCAGAGCCGTCAGAACAATACCAAGAAAGATATTGGTGGCGTCTTGTATTTCGGCGATGTGCACTTCTTTCAGGTACTGGAAGGCGAACGCAGCACTGTCAATGAAACCTTTCGCCGCATTCAGAGCGACCCGCGTCACACACAGGTAACCGTTCTGTCGCTGAGCAGTATCCGCCAGCGCCAGTTCGCGCGCTGGTCGATGAAATATATTCCGGCGGAACAGGACGTACGCCGTTTTATCCAGGCGCAGGGCTATACCCGTTTTGCGCCATTGGAGTTCTCCGGAGAGACGGTCAATGGCCTCATTCGCCTGTTCAGCCAGCGGGACGAGGGCGATGCGGAAGAAAAGAAACATGCCCGCGGGCTGCGCTGGACCCGGCTGTTTCATCGCCACAAGAATGCGGCAGAAAAAGAGCGCTGA
- a CDS encoding patatin family protein, giving the protein MRSSDVDTSGGSALVIEGGAMRGIFAAGVLDAFIDAEYLPFDFAIGVSAGSTNLIGYLAGDRGRSRQILLDHARRDEFINWRRCLRGGHFCDVGWLWHASFDEVPLNVPRYLANGVPLYAVTTSVLTGEAHYVKVTAENMHQVFPASCAIPLFYRDFPRVDGEPMTDGGLADSIPVLRAYEWGARDITVVLSRPLGYRKRVGRAPRKIKAFFHDHARLFEAVLERSERYNRALDFIQVPPADCHVRVIAPPEDFPVGRFTREPALLELGYQNGREAGCGYLQAMAV; this is encoded by the coding sequence ATGCGTAGTAGCGATGTCGATACCAGCGGTGGCAGTGCCCTGGTGATCGAAGGCGGCGCCATGCGCGGCATCTTCGCCGCGGGCGTTCTGGATGCGTTTATCGACGCGGAATACCTGCCGTTTGATTTTGCCATCGGCGTCTCGGCGGGCTCTACCAACCTGATCGGATACCTGGCCGGCGATCGCGGCCGCAGCCGGCAGATACTGCTGGATCACGCGCGCCGGGATGAATTCATCAACTGGCGGCGCTGCCTCCGGGGTGGTCACTTCTGCGATGTAGGCTGGCTCTGGCACGCCTCTTTCGATGAAGTACCGCTCAACGTGCCGCGATATCTCGCTAACGGAGTGCCACTGTATGCGGTAACCACCAGTGTTCTCACGGGGGAAGCGCACTATGTGAAAGTCACAGCGGAAAATATGCACCAGGTATTCCCCGCCTCCTGTGCCATCCCGCTGTTCTACCGCGACTTTCCCCGTGTAGACGGCGAGCCGATGACCGATGGCGGGCTGGCGGATTCCATTCCGGTATTACGGGCCTATGAGTGGGGCGCACGCGATATCACCGTGGTGCTGTCGCGGCCGCTGGGCTATCGCAAGCGGGTGGGTCGTGCGCCACGGAAGATAAAAGCGTTTTTTCACGATCATGCACGCTTGTTCGAGGCGGTACTCGAGCGCTCCGAGCGCTACAACCGCGCACTGGATTTTATTCAGGTACCGCCAGCGGACTGCCACGTGCGGGTGATTGCGCCCCCAGAGGATTTTCCGGTGGGGCGCTTCACCCGGGAGCCGGCATTACTGGAGCTTGGCTACCAGAATGGCCGGGAGGCCGGATGCGGATATCTGCAGGCTATGGCGGTATGA